DNA sequence from the Glycine soja cultivar W05 chromosome 18, ASM419377v2, whole genome shotgun sequence genome:
TTTAGCACCAAAGACTGTAGAGATTGGATAGAACTTCCCAAACATGAGGGAACCATGCCGGTTAAGTTGTTAAATGATAAATCAAGATGCACAAGAGATTTCAAATTGCATATCAGTGGGGATATATTTCCTACCAATGAGCTGTGGGAAACAATTAAGCCCTGAAGACTTGTTCGAAGAGTTGTTTTCCCCCCCATCCAAATCGGGAAGGAATTGACACTATTGTTTGACATAAAAAGAACTGACAGTTTAGGCAAGTCCCGGAGAAAATTTGGAAACTCACTCAAATTACAAGAACGCAAACCTAAAAATCCAATTTGAGAAACGCTTACATTGGATGGATTTTTTCCATATATTAATGACAATTTATTGTAAGATAATCCAAGAACACGTAGCTTTTTTAGCATTAGAAACTTGTCAAGTTCTAATTCTCCCTCCAACTGATTATAGGCCACATTAAAAAATTCTAGGTTCTCATGTTTGAAGAGAGAGTTTGGAATTGCACCCTGAAGATTATTTTCTGCAAGAAAAATGTAAGCTAAATTAGTTAGGTTCGTTATCCAGGATGGAATTTGTCCACATAAATTGCTGTGATATATGGATAAGGCAGATAGCTGAGTGAGATTTGCAAAACATAATGGAATCTTGCTGCCAATATGAACCACGTTAAGATCCAAATCATCTATTCCTGACAGCTTACAAATCCATGAGATGGTGTCAGTAGTAAATTCATTAAAACCAACTCTCAGGGTGTGCAATTTGGTAAGATTTGCCAAGAATGAAGAAAGATGGCCCTTGAATGTGTTGTTTGCAATATCTAGAAATGTAAGCTGAGAGAGGTTTCCAAACGAAGAAGGAATGATCCCTGAAAAGTTGCATTGAGAAATTGATAACCAAGTCAAagacttgagatttccaatagaTGCAGGTAGTGTACCATAGAAACTTGTGGAAGCGAGTTTTAAGGTGATAATTTGTGCACTTGAATGAAAATCTGGAAATTTACCTCTGAGGTTTAGGTTATTTTCCAAATCCAGATGTCTCAAGTTTGCAAGATGGAATATTCTAGCTGGAAATTCCCCATATAGTTCACAATTGTAAAGAGAGAGTTGACGCAAAGATGTAATGTTTGTGAATATATCAGGTACGGAAGATGAAATGGTCACCAAATCAAGAAGAAGTATTTCAAGATTAGTTGAGTTTTGAATTAAGCTTCTTAGAGTGGATATTTTCAAACTCAAAAGATAGTCTGCATTGTCAGAATCAGAATAAAACGTCCCACATATATCAACAGACAGTAACTTGGACAATCGTGAAACTTGTTGTGGgatttcaccaaaaaaataggCTTGAGAAAGGTTCAGATACCTTAACTGTGAAAGCTCACCAATCCTAGAAGGAATTTGAGAGTAATTGAAGTGATTATCAGCAAGATCAAGACTTTGAAGATGTTTGAGGTGAAAGAGGCTGCTATTAGCATCCATTGTACCATAGATGTGACTGCTACTGAGATCAACACCAATGACATGAGCTGTGTGGTGATCACATTGAATGCCTTCCCATGAGCAGCAATCAGTGGTTTCATTCCAAGATGCTATTTTAGGATAACTAAAAGGATTAGAAGAAGCAGACTTATTAATAACAAACCTTTCCTTAAATTGTAACAAGGCACGGCTTTCAATTTCATGGCAACTTTTTGGAGGAACGAAAATGAGACAATTAGCTGTGAATGAAAACAGTGAATAAAGCAACAAAAACTCTATTGACAGGCCAAAAGACCACCTAAACCACATTGTAtctcttaataatttattagcTGAAGTGCTCACATAAACAGTTAGATGCACTGAGTGttggttaaatttgaaaatcgagataatacttggataaatctgaagtcgtgtataacactttcagattgaatcaaatttcggggttcaaccaaaattgttcaatcggataaaatcagaagattataattcaagatttttgttttggtcttgtatgttttgtcacaccgttatgctttctgaaccaaaatgattatttataatcaaagaacagatggtttttggcggttgatggaagttttttctattttaaaaactgtCGTTGATgaaagttttagtaacttccatgtaacttccaaccgttgatggaagtttttgtaacttccatgtaacttccaaccgttgatggaagttttagtaacttccatgtaacttccaacctttgcctaaaccgaacatctcgttattacattaaaacaagtgtgcactcttattttaacataataaagagatcaattacactaaaatgtccaacaaacctcccccattttagtgtaattaccgatcaaatcaccaaagtcataacataccacaaactactgcatagacgaaatatcgtgacgattgaatttcatcttagcaaattatacgtttcaaatattcgaatatcagggtgtcactaaggattgaaccctttctattcataatgaatacatgaagataatctgcacaatagtttataacattactcttgctcgacactagttttactagcctgtgtccctatccttcataagcatatcaaagccaagtcccaACTTCTTGAAAcggctaaacttcatgcttatataggtagtccttttctttttttttttgcacctgcaaatgcaatttttcaaaagaaccattaagaagttatacttcaacctccttaacttgcagaaccgaacacattccttttgggatactttcgatgatgtgttccaatctctacatgttaagctttccacattgaattcagcacctaatgtcatattagatgggaattgggtatcttaacataagagatttcagatggactttaatcctaatcccacagtcgaccttttcacgagatctctacttaaccctttggttaaatgatcggccaaattatgctgagttctcacagtcctacatccccaaattttgagataactcaaatttggtgtctttttgtgccaaagttcatatggggtaaccttattccttttgttaggaattcggttcaacaagtaacaggctgccaacatagcctcaccccaaaatccttcacttaaacccgaataggataacatggaattcaccatttctttcaaggttctattcttcctttcggctacaccattctgttgtggtgtatagggaactgtagtttgatgtattattccagtagattgaaaataaactagatcataatactcacctcccctatccgtacgaagagttttgattagcccattttgatgaagttctacctctttcttataaattttaaatttatcaagagcttcatcttttgtatttaataaatatacataacaataccttgatgcatcatcaataaaagtaacaagatattttttatgacctaatgatggagtagcatgcaaatcacacaaatcactatgaataaggtctgagactttagtctcacttttaacatccttaaaaggtttcctagtggtcttggtcaacatgcaagttttgcatttttcaatgttcatatcaaaaggaggaatcatacttgtttttgacatatcttttaatcttttgtaatgaacatgtcctaatctagcatgccaaatttctgattttgtcatattaattatagaactacacgaggccatacaaacagattcatgaacaaaaggaacatcaatgtttaatttaaacattccattacaacgataaccaaatccaacaaacgaaccatgtcttgacaagatgtacttgtcactttcaagtacttgcttgaaaccacaattatttaaaaccataccagacaataagttcttacgaataccaggtacaaataagacattatccaaatacaaactttttctgaaagtaaaaactaaattcacacaacctaatcctaggattggttcagttgcaacattgcccatTTTCGCAATAGAGTcatcatcgattggtctaaattccttgaaccaacaacgatctttgcacacatggcttgttgctcccgaatcaaaccaccaagcaacgtATCATCTTGCACATAGAATGcatcagatattagtgatacataatttgaattcgtattcgaattaaaattattcactacaatctgaccttgttgcttttcaggatcattagacccacttggaccagccttgttctttcctttgaacacccggcaatccctctttaaatgaccaggtttcccacacttccaacatgacaattttgtctgtttgtttggacctttgttcttatttccttgaaattttcgtttgttacctttagcattgtaattttgcttaactgtttcactttcctctaccatattaacggaagaggaacctgctacatttttatcattgactttgtcaatttcctgatccctcagcgactcctcaatcatgaaatgactaccgagttgaaccagagtcaactcttccttcttatgtttcaaggtatgcttgaagtctttccaagaagaaggcagtttatcaattatagatgaaactgcaatggattcatccattttcaaatcatgttgagtaaactgacccaaaatctGCAGCAGTTTATTATATTGttccataacaggcctcgaatcaatcattttgtaattaaagaaattactaactaagaatttgttacttgaagcatcttctgccatatacttggattcaagagagtcccataattccttagtagactcaacattttgataaatatcaaagagagagtcagacataccgttcagaatgtgtccacgacaaatgtaatcgtcgttctcccatttcgaacgcttccttgtttgatccagagtttcgtcTTCCATAAACACCGACATCAgtgtactcagcacatacaccacattcaatgttgtcaagagaaagtgcatcttcttctgccatcttctgaaatcctgcccttcaaacttgtccaacttcgcaaacttgcttgtcatcttcgaactatcgttcgtcatctcgaaaaatttgattcaatcttttgttggttaaatttgaaaatcgagataatacttggataaatctgaagtcgtgtataacactttcagattgaatcaaatttcggggttcaaccaaaattgttcaatcggataaaatcagaatattataattcaagaattttgttttcgtcttgtatgttttgtcacaccgttatgctttctgaaccaaaatgattatttataatcaaagaacaggtggtttttggcggttgatggaagttttttctattttaaaaactgcCGTTGATgaaagttttagtaacttccatgtaacttccaaccgttgatggaagtttttgtaacttccatgtaacttccaaccgttgatggaagttttagtaacttccatgtaacttccaacatttgcctaaaccgaacatctcgttattacattaaaataagcgtgcactcttattttaacataataaagagatcaattacactaaaatgttcAACACTGAGTGGTATTTATACTCAATTAATCGAATTCATGCAAAAATATCTTGTCACATGCATTATTGTTTAAATGTAAATGTTTagttatgaaaataataatcatgtCGTGCATTTTGGTTAAGAAAATTATGCGAGCCGTCTATTTCTAGTCTTTGCCTTAATCGTGAAGCTAACTTCATCAACTCCAATCCATGAAGTTTTCCTATTAAATTCACCTTTCTGATGTGTCTATGGTCAATATCCACTTGGCTTTTACATTACGCTCTGCGATAATGATCAGTTTCTGAATTAATGAAAACTAAAAGTTATTATGAATAATAACATAGAAAAGCATAAcatagattattttaaaatggtaGAATGATGCTCAAATAAAATGTTGGACACAAATAAGAAATTGCTTTTAAATGCTAAGTAACTTACATATGTAACGTATACGTAGGGAAGGGGcaacaaatttatatattataagcaAATAAACAGatagatataatatttttttatttaactcaaTAGCTATAGTGGTACAAGCTCTATTTGAAACCTTATGTGATAGTGAGATTTTCTTCACTATCATCCTATAACCCTTTAGTCCATTTCAAGTTTTTGGTTTGTTTATAATTGTATGCCTGTTTACCGTATGTTTACTTGTCTCTAAGActttaattatgaaataaatagTTAAAGCGTCACGGCTAAATTAATCCTTTTAACATGAAATAAACTAAttgtaaacatttttaaaaaaaagtaatattatcaaattagaataattcaaatatcttatattacatgataaataaaatgtcacaactaaattaaacattgtattgtaaaaaaaatgcttaaataatatcaaactgctatttttagttttctatTGCTGGGTCTGGGGTAATGGAAACCAGACAGAGTGACTCCTTGGTGGAAAAACAGAGCACATAGCCTTTGGGAGGATTGGTACAAGGGAAGAAACTGGAGAAGAGTGAGAAATATTAAGTAAAAAGGAGGCACAAAGTCCACAAAGTATTTTTATAATACCAGATATTAAGTTCACAAGTTTGGAGGTGACATGACATAATATTATCACCCCTCTTATAAACCAAATAATTAGGTTTACTGAAACgctgataaatataaaatttaaaaatgcaaaagaaatgaaaaaatctgAAATAATGGAAATATGATCTTAATCCTAGTTTGAGTAGAAACAACAGAAAGAGATTAAGCCACACCGATACGTAAATCCAGCTAGCATGTTTATTCCAAAAAACATTTACTGTAACAGTCACAACATACAAATTGAGTCTTAACATCTTTAAAACTGAACatatttcaatcaaattttactaaaagaaaTCCTCCTTCCATATTACAGAAGATCTTTCAGCATAAGAGTAATTATTTTATCTCAATATTCTGAACAGTGGCTGTTTAGTGTCTACCAGCCGACAACTCAGATGGAGAATGCagaaattatacaaattaatattgTCCCAACGAACATACAAACTATAATGAGCAATCAAACTAAAATATGAAGACAACACTGTCATGAACTCGGGACTTCTTATTCTGAGCAACACATTCTGAATCCACATTGAGTTCCAGATCTCCTGTTCCCTTAACCTCATATACGCGAAGAACACAGCATAATGAAACTGCAATATCAACAAAATAGAGCGGCTTACTAATGAATATAAGAAGTAACTTGTAcaaagaataaaacaaatacatttAAGCCAATCAATTTCCTTCCAACACAATGACTTCCAATTTTGTTTCCATCAGTTAGTAAAGAAAGatccaataaattttaaaatatttaactaattcACTACATGGGGCAAAAATTACAATACTCAGAACTGTTAAAGATAAATCTGTTGCTCAAATGCCAAGCAAAGCCttttctcctcctcctcattgAATGCCTTGTCAAGCAACTGACTCTCTTCATATGATAGCTAAGCAAAAATAGATTGATAGGTGGGATATTTTTCCATAACAGCACGAACCTACATGAGCAACCAGATAAGAATTTTAAGGCCCCAGAGGCATTATGCAGACACTACCAATGGCTTTAATGATTGATCATTTCAGGACATATTCCAACAAAAAAGGATAAAGGACTACTCAACTACACAATTGGTAGCCAAAACCAAGTAGGCAGTGGCAAATtgagaatgaaataaaaagCAATCAAAACATATATGCCTTTGTTAATGTTAGGAGCTCAAAAATTGAAATGACTCCTCAGGAATCTGCAAGTATCCATCACTGATTCATGGGACAATTTCCAAACGTGTGTATGTAGTTTTGAAGATTTGATTTGTATCTTAAACTTGAGATTGCAAAGATTCTGTGAATCTGTGCTCAAGATAATCTATCTCCCACCGCTTttagtaaattttgttttgCTGTTGAACTTGAACATTCAAAGGCCAATGTATATCCTGAGTCTTCTGATTATAATTTTGATGTTCCTTAGCTTTTCTCATTATTCTATGATAGTTAATATAAtctgctttgaaaaaaaaaccctGCCTTTAGTTTCTCTGTTTTGCAATAGTTtagctttttttgttttattttatttttgtcacatGACACTTGCTTGATAAAATGTTAAAACCATAATATTGGCAGATGTTTGGcagaatattttttctctctgcATGAGTGATTGACTTGTCTGAACTTTTGAGCCTTTATACACGTGTCTATAGAAATATACAGTGAAAGTAAATTTATTGGGGCTATTACTGTTAATCACATGATATGCTTTCATTCTCAAATTTGAAAGATATATTTGTTAATACAGCAGTGAGCATTGGATACCATGTTCTAATTTCATGATTTTGGAAATTGGAAATGTGTCGTTTTAGTCTCATAGCTATGAATGTTGACCATATACCGCTCCTTGTGTCTAGTTCTTATTATGATGTGCACACGTGTTCCTTTTGAAGTGTTTGCAGGCttcatttaattcattttttatatttgtgaaTAACAAGTTGTAGCATGTGTTATGTTAATAGGTGGGTTTCCTAGGTTTCTTGCGGGTTGGGATACATTAGTTAACTAGTTCACATGATCATTCCTCTGTCTTGAGCTTGTTGGGTCACTGATATTGCATAATGAATGAAGGTTTTGCAAAATGGAGtttgtttattattgatttcttttatCCTTAGCATTTCCCTGGGTATCTTATCTGGTGTAATTGAAATGAGTGATATTCACCCCTTATCTCCATGTTTGATCTGCTACTTCATGTCTATTGTTTCTGCTAGCATACTTAATGGCTATTTTACATACATGACAAGTAGGATTTAATTTAGAGAACCACTAGAATCGGCCTAGTGGTAGATTCTCTCTGCTCGAAAATGAATTCAAATCCTTTTATGGATTGGATTAAATCCATGTGGTGTTTTCTGAACAAAAATTAAGCGTCCAGTATGTTTCCCAGATGGCAAGACTCACCCTTGAGGGATTTCTTGACTCTTCAAAACAGAGTCATCATGTCATAACCAAGCCACTTGGTCTTCTTCCATTAGTCTGTGCGTGAAGCTTAATACTATTGGATGGTATGGGGATTGGAGGGGTACTTGTCAATcaattggcaagtgcaccaatttgttcaagtagtaattaaaacggtaagaccgagtatcgaGTTCACAGGAACTTTGACTGTACTCAGAGTTTGTATATATCCAATTTCAAGCAATCAATGAACTAAATTTGGTATTAGTCAAATAATGATATGGaatataaaatttgacataAATGAAGATAATTAAGCAGAGCACATTAAAGAGATAGAATACAAACACTCAGGGTGAGTTGTTGGTTGAAGTAGAATTATGAAGCATGTTGAGACTCAACCTACCAAAATTACTCTTGATGCAACATTAAGGGTTTTTCACTATTTAACCATGACCCCTCATGTGCAACTATCTAAATTTCCACTAACATACCCTAATCATTATCCCTCATGCGAAAGAGCCTAAATTATCTAATTTCACTCCTAATCCAAAGTTATATCAAATAATTtgctttaagaataaaaatgcataaaTAAGGTTAAATAATACCATTTTATCCCAGACATAGATTACTTAGATGCTCGATCTTTTCAAGTTCTTAGAAGATAAACATTTTCCAATACATAAATTCTATAACACTACACGAGCATGGCTGATCAAGCCATAAACatgatattaagaaaaaaaaacaataatatcaaaatgacattaaataaatagttagaATCATTACATCAATTGTTGAACTCCCAACAATGAgtggtttagcctctcattgttaTGAGAGACTTACTAATACCAAAAGAAAACAAGAGGTGtggaagaaaatggaggaaaagaTCCCCAATTGAATGAGTTCTCTCTATTCTCTCGTGCCCTAGTTTCTTATTTTGGTCCCCCAAAAGAACTCTCTGATTTCTCCCTTCTTTTCCCTTTAAAACGCAACACAATCATGTTTTCTGACATTGACCATGCGTAAGTCTGCATGTGTTTGCTAAGCACACATGCAAAGTTCAGATGACATAAGTGACCGCGTGCTAAGTTGCAAGATGGAGGCTGAGCCGCAGATGCGCGCTAAGCCTCCAAATGCAGGCTAAGACACAGATGCGTGCTAAGCCGCCAGATGTGGGCTAAGCCTGACCTCCAAGTTGGCTCATTGCGCCGAGCGATTATTGACCCTGCTGAGAGTGCTGCTTCAGTTCTTCAACTCTCTTTTAGGTCTCCTACTATGTAATTCtatgaaaaaaatacacttcAAAACACTGTAAATTAGCTAACTTTAGTATCTATTGGACAAAAACTCAGAAGAAACTAAATTCCTAAtgttttaacacaaaaaaagcaataaaagagagaaaaattagataattgttatgtgatttaaatattcaaattacgTAAAGCATATCAATTATCAGTACTCCACGATGCTGTAGGCAAGTGGTTATTTGGATCTCACAGTCATTGTGTGAAGGTGATCCAGTGCTAGCTTAATTATTTGCTATTAGAAGTGGTCTCCGAAACTGCTGGAAGGAAGAATTGATACACTTACATGCTCATTGGGAGATGTTTTCTCATCAGTGGGACGAAACCTTGTAGCAGTTTCAGTAGCTTTTATATCCGCAttctataccaaaaaaaaatgttgtttttaattttcaaatttcatgtTAAACTATACCGTACACTATACTTACCAGATTTTTTACTTACATGACATGACAAGTAGGATTTAGATTCTTCTACTACACGAGAAAGAATCCAGATccctttaatttatttctatgTATGACAACATTTGGAAAGAGAGATTAAAACACTAGTgcttgaaagaaagaaaagaaacaggAAATGATAACAAACCAAGGAAAACATAGTCCACACGTGTAAATTCTACTTCCGGATCTATTACTCAACTCAAACGAGCCTTTTAAGCCATTCAATTATTTCTTGACTGAAAGTCCTTCCCAAAGCCACTCCTGCAAGAAGTCCACCTCCATACCCAATCAGAACCACTTTCCAGTCAAATTGACCAAATAATCCAGAGTCTTGATCATCATCAGAGGCTGAAGGTGGAGCAAATGGTGACCCTCCATCAGTGTCACATTTCTTCAATAATTGGTTCCCACACAGTCCTTGGTTACCCTCAAATGAACTACCTTCGAATGTATCAAACTGATCATTTTGTGGTATTGGACCTGAGAGGTTGTTGAAAGACACATTCATGTATGACAGAAAGGTTAGTTCTTCCAATTGCTGGGGAATCTTTCCTGACAATCTATTGAGAGAAAGGTCCAATGCTTCAAGGTTTGAAAGCTTTCCCAAGGAAGAAGGAATGTTGCCACTAAGCATGTTGTTGGACAGGTTGAGCAAAATAAGGCCTATTAAGTCTCCCATAACATCTGGAATCTCCCCActgaatttattatttgaaagaTCCATGGCTATCAAATAGTAAAACTCTCTGAGATTTGCATAAACCATGACCCTCCCTTTGTTGCACATTGTAAATAAATAACTGAAAACAACATTCATGGAAGTGGAACTACCCACAAACTTCAACGGTGGATAACTCTCATACTGCAGTTGGCTGTAGTTTGAAGATTTCATGGATTTCCAGTTCTGGATTGTTTTTAAAGGCAAATTTCCAGAGAACTGATTGTGAGAAAGATCAATGATGTGCAGTTTGGGAAATGTGCATGTTGCAGGGCACCTTATAGATCCATACAAATGATTATCCCTTAAACCAACAACTTTTAGCTCCAGAAGAGTTCCCAACCAACAGGGAAATGaatcattaattttgttataaccGACATCAATAACCTCTAACATTCTACAGTTGACCAATGCTTTTGGCAACGGACCCTGCAGATTGTTATTGCTTAAATCTATCATTCTCAGCGCACTTGTTAGCATATATGTCTGTGGAATATGGCCAAACAGTTTGTTTGCTTTTAGCACCAAAGTTTGTAGAAATTGGCTAGAGCTTACCAAACACGAGGGAACTATGCCGGTTAAGTTGTTAAATGATAAATCAAGATGCACAAGAGATTTCAAATTGCATATCAGTGGggatatttttcctttcaatgaGTTGTGGGAAACACTTAAGCTCCGAAGACTTGTTTTTCCC
Encoded proteins:
- the LOC114395614 gene encoding LOW QUALITY PROTEIN: receptor-like protein 7 (The sequence of the model RefSeq protein was modified relative to this genomic sequence to represent the inferred CDS: inserted 1 base in 1 codon), with product MWFRWSFGLSIEFLLLYSLFSFTANCLIFVPPKSCHEIESRALLQFKERFVINKSASSNPFSYPKIASWNETTDCCSWEGIQCDHHTAHVIGVDLSSSHIYGTMDANSSLFHLKHLQSLDLADNHFNYSQIPSRIGELSQLRYLNLSQAYFFGEIPQQVSRLSKLLSVDICGTFYSDSDNADYLLSLKISTLRSLIQNSTNLEILLLDLVTISSSVPDIFTNITSLRQLSLYNCELYGEFPARIFHLANLRHLDLENNLNLRGKFPDFHSSAQIITLKLASTSFYGTLPASIGNLKSLTWLSISQCNFSGIIPSSFGNLSQLTFLDIANNTFKGHLSSFLANLTKLHTLRVGFNEFTTDTISWICKLSGIDDLDLNVVHIGSKIPLCFANLTQLSALSIYHSNLCGQIPSWITNLTNLAYIFLAENNLQGAIPNSLFKHENLEFFNVAYNQLEGELELDKFLMLKKLRVLGLSYNKLSLIYGKNPSNVSVSQIGFLGLRSCNLSEFPNFLRDLPKLSVLFMSNNSVNSFPIWMGGKTTLRTSLQGLIVSHSSLVGNISPLICNLKSLVHLDLSFNNLTGMVPSCLGSSIQSLQSLVLKGNKLSGPVPQTYMITSALRMIDLSNNNLHGQIPRALLKCRMLEYIDISHNQMNDSFPCWLGTHPELKVVALRDNHLYGSIRCPTACTFPKLHIIDLSRNQFSGSLPSKIIDQWKTMKASNKNQLQYENYLTYWVLGRYRWRQYIDTYSFTMFNKGMVMVYGDLQEFYNLIAVDLSSNKFSGEIPDVIGNLTGLVLLNLSNNMLSGSIPSSLGKLSNLETLDLSLNSLSGKIPQQLAELTFLSFFNVSFNNLSGPIPQNKQIGTFEGSYFEGNEGLCGIQLLKKCEEDEGSPFAPGSASDDDQDSGFSVEFDWKVILIGYGGGLLVGVALGRTFGQELLIIFLCHKDESHALMQIKERFVISKSSYNPFSYPKIVSWNXNTDCCSWDGIQCDEKAGHVVGIDPSSSQIFGTMGANSSLFHLKHLQSLDLADNHFNQSQIPSSIGELSH